The following coding sequences are from one Nicotiana tomentosiformis chromosome 3, ASM39032v3, whole genome shotgun sequence window:
- the LOC104113997 gene encoding uncharacterized protein isoform X2 yields the protein MLESRFLYLAADARSTLRGRRPSYREVLLGVREKLSIRCSAKLSTEDLEAEIFLYLLQEYSSSKRSLDDSDGHGSLEFGLTKWKVQAVAAIKAGAEGARSIILKGGGVLTLGRIYSGLARRFSGKMLLEAANYQISREVLKKGLAGAASRYFGLRSMMTFLGPILWGTLLADVVIQMLGTDYARIVRAIYAFAQIRITRTYKTSDAQ from the exons ATGCTTGAATCGAGATTTTTATACCTTGCAGCTGATGCTCGCTCCACATTGAG GGGTAGGAGACCATCATATAGAGAGGTATTGCTTGGTGTCAGGGAAAAATTAAGTATAAGGTGTTCAGCCAAATTGTCTACAGAGGACCTGGAAGCAGAGATTTTTCTTTATCTGCTGCAGGAGTACTCAAG CTCAAAAAGGAGCTTGGATGATTCTGATGGACATGGTAGTCTAGAGTTTGGACTTACTAAGTGGAAGGTACAAGCTGTTGCCGCAATAAAAGCTGGGGCGGAAGGAGCCCGTTCAATAatattaaag GGTGGCGGGGTGCTAACATTGGGGAGGATATACAGCGGG TTAGCCAGGAGATTTTCTGGAAAGATGCTATTGGAGGCTGCCAATTATCAGATAAGTAGGGAAGTCCTTAAAAAG GGCTTAGCAGGTGCTGCCTCCCGTTACTTTGGTCTAAGGAGCATGATGACATTTCTTGGTCCAAT TCTGTGGGGAACACTTCTAGCAGATGTTGTCATTCAAATGCTTGGAACTGATTATGCTAGAATTGTCCGAGCAATTTATGCGTTCGCACAG
- the LOC104113997 gene encoding uncharacterized protein isoform X1 yields MLESRFLYLAADARSTLRGRRPSYREVLLGVREKLSIRCSAKLSTEDLEAEIFLYLLQEYSSSKRSLDDSDGHGSLEFGLTKWKVQAVAAIKAGAEGARSIILKGGGVLTLGRIYSGLARRFSGKMLLEAANYQISREVLKKGGEVAALNVESRLAMLAAKKGLAGAASRYFGLRSMMTFLGPILWGTLLADVVIQMLGTDYARIVRAIYAFAQIRITRTYKTSDAQ; encoded by the exons ATGCTTGAATCGAGATTTTTATACCTTGCAGCTGATGCTCGCTCCACATTGAG GGGTAGGAGACCATCATATAGAGAGGTATTGCTTGGTGTCAGGGAAAAATTAAGTATAAGGTGTTCAGCCAAATTGTCTACAGAGGACCTGGAAGCAGAGATTTTTCTTTATCTGCTGCAGGAGTACTCAAG CTCAAAAAGGAGCTTGGATGATTCTGATGGACATGGTAGTCTAGAGTTTGGACTTACTAAGTGGAAGGTACAAGCTGTTGCCGCAATAAAAGCTGGGGCGGAAGGAGCCCGTTCAATAatattaaag GGTGGCGGGGTGCTAACATTGGGGAGGATATACAGCGGG TTAGCCAGGAGATTTTCTGGAAAGATGCTATTGGAGGCTGCCAATTATCAGATAAGTAGGGAAGTCCTTAAAAAG GGTGGAGAAGTGGCGGCTCTTAACGTGGAGTCCAGATTGGCCATGCTGGCTGCAAAAAAG GGCTTAGCAGGTGCTGCCTCCCGTTACTTTGGTCTAAGGAGCATGATGACATTTCTTGGTCCAAT TCTGTGGGGAACACTTCTAGCAGATGTTGTCATTCAAATGCTTGGAACTGATTATGCTAGAATTGTCCGAGCAATTTATGCGTTCGCACAG